The stretch of DNA aattaattaagcttACTAAAATTAATAGTGTCGAATTAATACTTTCTAAAAATATtaacttttttattaaaaaaaatagataagagaggaatataaatataaattagtcaTTTACATTTATATTTCTTTCTTCGCCATTAGAATTAGATAtctcaaattttttaataatatctccGTGAATATATCTCTTTATATAAATCTATAGGAAATATATGAacctgaacttttttttttaacaaaattacACTAAGAGGTGTTAATTATGATATGAATTATAATACTCTGGTATTGGAAATATGATTGTTAGGTATGGAGATTCAATATGATTGTTAATATTGTTCATATAATTTTGATTGATGCTTTTTTGATAGTGACAATACAAATATCAAATACATGTGATTTCAATAATTTAATTAGCATAAATGATTGTCCATGGTTTTTGATACATCTAaagattttttatattttttatgcttatttgtgtatagattttttttttcacgagAATTATATAGATCAcgattttataaaaatatctgCATTTGTAAAGTAATggcaacatttttttttttaattttacgatCTGATTTTGTCTGTTGAAAATCGTCAAATCAACAATCGAATATAGATCCTTATTTAAAATAGGCACAAGTCTACTTAACTTATACTAATGACCAAAGTTGGCTTTACTAAGATCAGTCGCAACTGATGAGGTAAAATAGATATGTAGCTAAAATGTAATTTTTGGTGCTCCAAAAGATAAGCTAAAAGGTGATAATGTATTATAGCTCACTCAATTTCCTACTTGCTCtttaaatatgtataaattaatatatatatatatatatgtttatttattttttgtttttattatttaattaataaaaatatttaaatatataatatttaaatgatgtatataaatatatagaaaagttGTATGGTGTAATGTATTATAAGAGTGtgaagtaaaataaataaataaataagaaattggttagataatttAAGATATAGAGTGGAAAAACTAATAGATATTGGATGAGCTCTAACATAGAGTGGGTATCAACATGAAATGCCAACCAACAATCTTTTGAAGAAACTGTAAAATCTATCAATAACCATATCATACCTTACTTATGTTGAAATTgaaataacaaaagaaaaaaaaagaaaacatgaTTAGGCAAATCAGATGACCTGcataaattcataattaatgACTGAATCTCCTTTTAAATGCTTTCAgaataaattttagattattaatGGTTGTTTCATTGGTCGATCTTGCCATTAGATTTAGAGCATTATCAAGTGGCCATTGTCCTATATATCTATGTGAAGTAGTTATTTGTCCAATTGAATTGTTGAAAtgttataatataaatttgtaATAAGTGAGCAACTACATCCTATGTATCCTATGTTTGCTTTAAAACTCTGGCTTTCCTCTGTTTGGTTTTATGAGTTTATGGACAAGTATGTCCAAAGGGTTTTTCAAATGAAAAAACTTCCCAAAATTTGAATTCATATTCGCACGaaacttaataattaataataaaatatttataactagAAATGTTAAGGCAGCGGTAATGCTCATCATTATTATGAAATGTGATATTGTTATAATTAAGTACAATTAATtgagagaaataaaaataaataattaaaaaaaaattaaataaaataaaatttaaaatgtttaaaatagaataatctttcaattcattttaatttatttcgATTAATTACCTGCAACCCAAACTCAATGTCTAATGATAGTCAATAGTATTCATTAACAATTAAGGTTTGTACATGAAATTGAAGGCCTATCTTATAGAAGAAATTATATCATatgcttattttattttttattatcatttCTATATTCtttatatttagttttataGATGATGTTCTAATTATACtccttaaattaatataaattatgtgcTAAACTTAAGTGGAGGGTAACAGTATATTGGACAACTCATTCACAAAAGTTgatatattttaatgaaatataatataagattattttttattaatgtatACAAAAAAGAGATATTTCTCAACTTATCTctaggggtgtgcataaatcgatctAATCCAATAAGAACCGACTGATTTAATTACAATCAACCATCAAACATtagatatccaattgtgatcaGATCAgattagatgttatttttagATATTCAATTGGATCGAATCAGATGGTGGATGGAGTGTCCAAAAATCTAATACTTCTAACATCTAATCGAActgattaatattttcatttagtttagatgaacaattagattttatattattatacgtaaaatctatatgtatatatattaaaattaacattaaaatttattctttttttttggaTTGAATGGATCAAATCCAATCTAATACATACTAGACTTAAAACATTAGATGGATctaatccgatctaaaaaataataggtctaaaatattagataaaccCAAAgtaaactaataaatatatatgaaatatatcTATTGTATAGAACTGCTCCAATTTAACATCTAATGGATGTTGGATCAATTCgattactaaaattaattagattgaatctaaataaacctaaaaatatTAGATGTGATCCGATAAACACCTTTAACAGTATCCCTATCTTATATAGAGGGGCCGCTATATCATTTATTGTTGAAAATAAAGACTATTTTGTATTTTCCATGAAATGGACTTGTAATAAACCCAACAACCCCACCATCATTTTCACACAAAGGAGCATTTTATTCTAGTCCACACAAATGGTTTTGAATATGGACCTACTTTACTATATACTTAAGACCCCGATTGCTACTTGAGCCAAGCCCAAAACTAAGATGAACATTAACCTAACCTAAACATGTTAAAACAACCCACGACCTCTTGTGATCACAGAATTTCCATGACCCTTTTTCCTATTTGATGGTCTTTTTCAATGCAACTTGTACCTAAAAGGCTAAACACACTTtgtttttttccttctttttctTACTTAAAATTCAATCGCacggaaaagaaaaagaaaggaagATACATGTTAAATCAACTTTTTTTCTTTACGAAGGATTACATTATTAACGTATGTTattagggaaacttacaaaaatactaaatttttggttaacttttacaaaaatactgtcacatggaaattttttcaaaaatactgtgtttttataaaagaccagtaaaacacaaagcaatataactcaaaacaacaataaaacactagtaaaacactagtagaacaccagtaaaacttaacacagtatactgcagtataaaacttataaaaaatacagtaaaaaagtaaaaaataccgcctggcaatatttttgtaaaaaaatagtaaaagttagtataccatgtaaatttccctattattattactgttttcttttttccttttcaaaTATTTGGCTAGTAATGaacttagaattttctttttataaataaaggaaaatatagtaccactaaactatacttataatgtaactatgatatattattggatTTACTCCTATAAAACACTATTTTTTGGggggaatttttatttttatggttttttttaggCAGTTTACAAAATATggtttcttttaaaaataaatattttatttaggtaACTAGATATCTTTATCAGGGTAATTAGAATGATAACCAATTTCTTCCTCAGAGCACTCCAATAGTTCTTTTAAAATAAAgattctttaaaaatttaaagaataaTAACGCAAATACACCATCTAACAAATGATGTAAattcttttctattttcttcaTATGTATTCCtcctttaaatatattttcataatattttattctatttttaatgaTATGCATTATTCAAAAttcattattcaaaaaaaaaaaaagtctcaaAATCCAAATTTTGTCAGCAAAACCTCTAATACCCGCATTCTCTtagcatttaattattttactaaGCTAAATTGTTTATGCGATGTTTATGCGAATTTAATGTATACgtggtacaattttattggtctaccaaatttaattatttcaaataaaataaataaacgaaTAAAATTGTACCATGTATACATTAAATCCGCGTGACAACCCACCTTGACAGTTAATTagtaaagtatatatatatatatatatatatttgcaaaaaaaccatatttttctataaattgtataaaaatccataaaatacatttgttttttttttttgggtaaaatCTCCTTACTTTTATATCATTTATAATTGTGGTATACATAAATTATTAAGTACCGGTGGAAGCTAGAATGTAGTTCCACGTGAAACTGATTGATTTTTTTGGACAACCGATCGATTGTGTGTGTGAACATGTGTTTGTGTAGCTTTAGGAAAATAAAAGCTAAAGCTTTATTTTGAGGAAGATATATATTTTGATCTATCAAGATTCAGACTCTCTAAAGTTAAAGGAATGTTTTtctcaaaatttattttgaaagatATCTTTCCTTGAATGCAGTAGGAGACTATTTCATTACCACAAAATAAATACCCGTGGGCACAGAAGTTCTTAGCTGATCAAAAATCCAGAAAATGAGTCACACATCACACCATCCATGTCATAAATTCACAAGCAAGAATGATAATTGGGATAACTACTACCAACTATGATTCTCAAAAACCACACAAATTAAAGTAGAAAATCAtcacaatatatattattattactaaacataattaattagtttGTCAATATTATATAAGGGGTCAAAATGAACtgaaaagaaattgcaaaattaattagtttgtCAATATTATATAAGGGGGTCAAAATGAACtgaaaagaaattgcaaaattattgaaataagacatgattataaatagttATATATTGCAGATGTGAATAAATCCTAATACTTTACTTGATTGTACGGTCAACGATCAACCTTGGCGAACAGACCTTCTAATTCTCTGCATGTGTTCCCTCAAACGGATTGGGTGATGGGAAAAACCAAATTCCACGTGGAAAAATACCATTGGGCTGTGAGATAGAGATAGATTCCGGTCCAGTGGGTCCCTTGGCCATCTAACCTTAGTTATGTGCGCTTGGTCTGTCAAAGTTAAAAGCTCCGACAACTCAGCGAAGAAAGTGGGGCCTGTCAAGGTGTAATTATACGGATGTGAATGACGTGGCCAAAGGGTGACCAAAATTTCCCGGTCCCGGTCGTTGGGCAAGTCCTGGCCACTTGTTTGAGTGGTTCACACACACCTCGCGTCGCATCACCGCGCCATCAGTAACGTGAATTAACAATAAACTAGCAAAGACCAAAGCTGTTTGGGAATGGGAAAGGAGTGAAAATCTAAAATTGCCCACTCTTATCCATTGAAGCCAATTTTCTGGCTTATTATCAGTGTTCAGCTGTAGCCGAAGCAAGCTAAAAGGCTTTCTGTTTGAGTAATTTTCTTCGTGAAATAATAAgactaattatgatttttgttatttgaattttgacatgtatcaaatcatgctctttgaacttttaagatcgttaaaaatgtctcctgaactattgaaattatttgatttaaagatttttgtctaatttcattcaattttattatttcttgattgtttatgtactaaaccatacttctcaaattttgatatatactaaatcatgtcaaTTTTAaaatgtactaaatcatacccattttatgttagacttttttactaaaatttgataaaaaaatctttaaatccaatcatctcaatagttcagtaagcatttttaacgaccttaaaagtttaaaaaaatataatttagtacaCGTCAAAGTTTAGGAGCAAAATTCCTAATTAGCCAAATAATAAATTGGATAGTGAACCTTTCTTTTTTGAGTTTGTAGTCTCCAATTAAAAGCTTGAAACTTAACTCATTTGATTACTTATCATTTGTATTGAAGATCAAGTAAAATTAAAGCAATTTGAGATAATAAGAAGGGTGATATAGAATATATTAGTATATAGAAAAACTTTTAACAATTGCTTAAACATGGTTAGAGGCTAGAGCTAAGTCCAACGTCGTACAAGTTGGAATATTTTCATTGTTTGTGGATAACTAAAGTTAGGAGTCGATAATAAGAGTGTACTAATAAAACATGATCAGCTCACTCACAATATTTGTCGGAGAGCTGTGGACTGTCGAGTTGGGACAAAACTGTCCACGACAAAAAATGCATGCAAATTACAAAGTGTAGAAAATTAcgatcaataaaagaaaaaaggtctattattattattatgtaattaGGTAATAAAATCTAAAGAAAACAAGAAGGAAAGGTACTAGTCAAATGAGTGGCTAAGATTCTttatatatatcacataaaCAGATCCTATTCTCATCACAACTCCATCACTTTCTTCCTCATCCAAAAACCAAACATTATATGGCTGCATCTGTTAATAGCATCAACAACAGACTCACTTTAGCCATGGAAAGAACTGGTCAATGGTACGGTGCACTACTTATtactcttcaatttattttctttaataattAACATAAAGAATTctgttttaatttattaaattcatgatgatgatgatgatcttgTGCTCTTAATTAAAGGGTTTTCTCTCAAGAAATTCCAACTGATGTTCTCGTCGTGGTTGGCGAAGCAAATTTCTCTTTACACAAGGTaacatattatttattacttCTTTCTTTAATAtacattttcttaatttaattaattaattaattatttgtgttaCAGTTTATGCTAGTAGCTAAAAGCAATCACATAAGAAAACTGATAGTGGAGTCAAACGAACCCGATTTGACCACAATCGATCTTTCGGACATACCCGGAGGACCCGAGATTTTCGAGAAGGCAGCTAAATTCTGTTACGGCGTTAACTTCGAGATCACAGTCCACAACGTCGCATCACTACGTTGCGCCGCCGAGTATCTTGAAATGACCGAGAAATACTGCACAAACAACCTCGCCAGCCGTACTGAAGATTTCCTTTCCCAAGTCGCCTTGACTAGTCTCTCCGGTGCCATTGTTGTACTCAAATCTTGCGAAGACTTACTACCCATGGCCGAAGGCCTTAAAATCGTTCAAAGATGTATCGATGTTGCCACTCTTAAGGTCCTAATCATAATTCATTTTGGCTCTCTATAGCTAATTTGTGCTTAATTAGTTTAAGCAATCCTTTAATTTTGTTCTTAATTACTATTCAGGCTTGTAACGAAGCAAACTTTCCGAGTCGATCGCCGACAAATTGGTGGACGGAGGAGCTTTCGATTTTGGAGATTGAATTCTTCGGAAGAATAATTACAGCCATGAGGAATCGTGGCGCCAAAGTTCTAACTATAGCGAGCGCTTTGATTACTTACACGGAAAGAGCGCTTCGAGATCTGGTCCGAGATCATTCCGGGAACGGGACGAAATCTATAGCTCCGAACGAACCCGAAGTCCGAGTCCGACAACGGGAGATTCTAGAAGCGGTTGTGGCTCTCTTACCAGCAGAGAAAGCTGCTTTTCCGATAAACTTTCTCTGTTGTCTTCTCAGATCTGCTATCTTCCTGAAAGCATCCAACGGCTGTAAGAGCGAGTTGGAGAAGCGGATCTCTGTGATTTTGGAACACGTTACGGTCGATGATTTGCTGGTTTTGTCATTCACTTACGACGGTGAACGGCTGTTCGATTTAGAGAGTGTGAGGAAGATCATCTCGGGGTTTGTGGAGAAGGAAAAAAGCGTGGCGGTTTTCAACGGTGGGGATTATAGGGAGACGTGTTCGACGGCGATGCACAGGGTTGCCAAGACCGTTGATGCTTACCTTAGTGAGATAGCCGCTTATGGTGAGCTCactatttcgaaatttaatggCATTGCTAATCTTATCCCCAAAGGATCGCGAAAGGTTGATGATGATCTCTATCGAGCCATCGACATCTTCTtgaaggtattttttttttttttttggtttaaggttttctcaacctaattaactctaattttcgcatgcatatataaattttgttaattGTCTTATATAGTTATATTATAAAGTCATATATGGTTAACCAAAAGTAGGTACAATTTTTTATGGGACATTAAGtttacaaaaaatatagatATGTACATATaccagttttttttttgttgacattacagattttaatttttatttattttatggttTTCACGTTGTTGCTTCATAAAACTAATGTAAAAATatggttgattttttttttttttaacaaaatacaaataaaatacctgaaaaaatcaaaataagtaaaaatgtaaaaaagaacattataaataaaaaaattcgtaAACATGTAAAAATGATTATATGTTctttttttacactatattGTATTATTgtgtattaaaatatattttatatcatatttttatataatattatattttgatataatatgtgcttataaatatataatattttgtccTCATCATTTTAAATTCTTtctctcaaaataaaaaatatatatatataatattttaatataaattaatttttcacatactattatataaaaaaaatactaaaagataCACATAGTTCCTAAgaagtataatatcaaaatgcaattcaatatcaaatctcacttattttctttcaataaatattataaaaaatcactaattaattataaaactaCACTTTATTGTAATTACCAGATAACATAAGTGCATCacttatataaaatacaatttaatattggATCTAATACAACTTACACCAAACAAACCCAAGTCTCATATATAATCTACAATATCACtactctaattaataaattttaacgTAAAATAATTTACCAAATGCAATAATAAATCAAgatctaatattatttttattttaattccgAATaagttaaattatttattttgtataaataataatgttgaTCATTAATTTCCTTTTGGACAGGCTCATCCCAACTTAGACGAGATAGAACGAGAAAAGGTATGCAGTGTAATGGACCCACTAAAACTCTCGTACGAAGCGCGTGTGCACGCGTCACAAAACAAGCGATTACCAGTGCAAATAGTCCTTCACGCTCTCTACTACGATCAGCTAAAACTAAGGAGCGGAGGCGTGGATGATAAGAGTGACATAGCTGTGACCGCTGTGACCAAGAACCAACTCCAAACAGACGTTTCTTTGGTAAGAGAGAACGAGGCTTTAAGGAGTGAGCTTATGAAAATGAAGCTTTTTATTTCAGATATGAAAAAGGGTAGTACGGGTAATACAAGTGTTCACACAGTCGGAACGACGTCGTCTTCTAAAGGATCAGGCTCTAAAAAGACTTTCTTCTCCTCAATGTCTAAGACTCTTGGTAAGTTGAATCCCTTCAAGCATGGTTCTAAGGACACTTCTAATATTGAAGATGTTGTAGATGTTACTAAGCCTAGAAGAAGAAGATTCTCTATCTCTTgaatctctttctttctttattttgtaTGCCTAGGAATGATCTAAGAGTGttgtgtttgatttttttttttttgttaaataattaattttgagtgttttaatatacaaaatttgtattttattgATTCTTCATcttgtttgttaattaattattagaacAAAGAAAAGGACAATAATAAGTATTTGTTGTGTAATGCCATAAATATTGgtagtaattttgtaattttgttgtgtaagtaatttttatttttttttttatttatttttttttttaagaacacCCCAAAATTCCACATTAAAAAGCAAGagtttaaaaaagataaaagagattGATATCATTAAAAATTCATGTCATCAACCACGAGTAAATGAATATAATTCAGATAACTTAACTCTTAAACTTTACGAATTGCCATAAATAAAGCAAACTTAGCAAAATTATGGCAACATTATTTATCCTAGAACAATGAGAAAGACTCACATTATTAAAGAGAGTCAAATTATAATGAATATGTAGAAGAACTAAGCCTAACGATTAGTCCAAAAAAACattattgttaattttattaGGCACATGAAGACACTTGGTCTCAAATTGAATATTTTCCAAACACAAACGATGACATTGGACTCCTACATGACGAAGAGCAGGAACTTCAGCTTGAAAATATCAAATCATGTGCCAAATAGTCGAGGTAAAGACAACCCTATGAGTATTAATCATACCCATACCATAAAAATCCCCGGCACATCTAAAGCTGAGTCAATGTGGACCTTGAAAAAACCCGCCAAAGGGGGTACCCAGCGAGGCATGGTGGGAGGAAAAGAAGATGCCACAAGATGCCTTGTGGCCCTCACACCATCAATCTCTTTTGGACTCAAAAGAGGCTTCTGATAATTACACAAAAAAACACAGACCCAAGTGGCCACCAACTCAGGAGACATTAGAGAATTGTTATGCACTATTTTATTTCTCATATGCCAAACTCTCCACATAATAACAAGAGTTGATCTCACTTGAGAGACTGAAAACAAGTTCTAATAAAgtatataaaactaataaaatcaGTACAAGTAACCAAAGGGTCTCCGAGATTAAACTCACAATATTTTCAACATTGTGAAAAAGTAGAGCACCCACACAAAGCTGATGAGTGGTTTCTTCCTGGACATCGCACAAAGGACAAAGGCCATCAGTAAGCATACCATACTTGATCAAATTAAACTTAGAAGGGATCCGATTGTTTGAAATTTACCAAgcaaatattttaacttttgGGAGGAATGTTAAGGCACCAAAATTTCTTCCATCATGTTGAAAAATCATGTGAAGGAGAAGGTCTATCACACTCTAATCAATGAGTAGCAAGCTAGTAATTACTCTTGACAGAATAGAAGCCTGAAGAATCATGGCCATAAacagggccggcccta from Cannabis sativa cultivar Pink pepper isolate KNU-18-1 chromosome 2, ASM2916894v1, whole genome shotgun sequence encodes:
- the LOC115719207 gene encoding root phototropism protein 2; this encodes MAASVNSINNRLTLAMERTGQWVFSQEIPTDVLVVVGEANFSLHKFMLVAKSNHIRKLIVESNEPDLTTIDLSDIPGGPEIFEKAAKFCYGVNFEITVHNVASLRCAAEYLEMTEKYCTNNLASRTEDFLSQVALTSLSGAIVVLKSCEDLLPMAEGLKIVQRCIDVATLKACNEANFPSRSPTNWWTEELSILEIEFFGRIITAMRNRGAKVLTIASALITYTERALRDLVRDHSGNGTKSIAPNEPEVRVRQREILEAVVALLPAEKAAFPINFLCCLLRSAIFLKASNGCKSELEKRISVILEHVTVDDLLVLSFTYDGERLFDLESVRKIISGFVEKEKSVAVFNGGDYRETCSTAMHRVAKTVDAYLSEIAAYGELTISKFNGIANLIPKGSRKVDDDLYRAIDIFLKAHPNLDEIEREKVCSVMDPLKLSYEARVHASQNKRLPVQIVLHALYYDQLKLRSGGVDDKSDIAVTAVTKNQLQTDVSLVRENEALRSELMKMKLFISDMKKGSTGNTSVHTVGTTSSSKGSGSKKTFFSSMSKTLGKLNPFKHGSKDTSNIEDVVDVTKPRRRRFSIS